Proteins encoded together in one Terriglobales bacterium window:
- a CDS encoding ATP-binding protein has product MATESKQRTWLIWLVKVRIFVILFLVGIELAVTRLTPTSIPEGSFFGVIVLWFAVSLFYALLLSLWNDDEMHSRLQILTDLAFATVVVYLSGGSESYFNFVYPLVILMASILLSRAWTYLTAALAFILVGAMLELSYFEVIRSYSTLRPDIKSLQATIFINLFAFGAIAYLSSQLSTKLRQTGVELEQASGALENLQALHENIIYSMRGGLITTDLDGRIKVLNAAGEQLLERSAAEVFGMRISELFLDRLPDVESSAAHGEVRATTPTGEDKTFGVTVSALNIPDRGLVGYVYTFDDLTEMRRLEREVRMRERLAALGRMAAGIAHEMRQPLSGIAGSVKVLSGISALNEDERRLIEIVVRETVRLNEIISDVLDYTREKNYRFARLDLVTLLQDTLTLLENRPPQEGAPLRVVQRIQVECAYSVVDGDRMKQVFWNLCENAVRAMPRGGTLTVSLSPGHDTWLISIADTGSGLTLQQIEKIFEPFQSQFEGGTGLGLPIIYQIVQAHEGKIWVRSAPGQGAEFVLELRQAEAEPARSPAAPRERAQVARG; this is encoded by the coding sequence ATGGCTACGGAATCCAAACAGCGCACCTGGCTCATCTGGCTGGTCAAGGTGCGCATCTTCGTCATCCTCTTCCTGGTCGGCATCGAGCTGGCGGTCACCCGCCTCACCCCCACCAGCATCCCCGAGGGCAGCTTCTTCGGCGTCATCGTGCTCTGGTTCGCGGTCTCGCTGTTCTACGCCCTTCTGCTTTCCCTGTGGAACGACGACGAGATGCACTCCCGCCTGCAGATCCTCACCGACCTGGCCTTCGCCACGGTGGTGGTCTACCTCAGCGGAGGCAGCGAGAGCTACTTCAACTTCGTCTATCCCCTGGTCATCCTCATGGCCAGCATCCTGCTCTCGCGCGCCTGGACCTACCTCACCGCTGCCCTCGCCTTCATCCTGGTGGGCGCGATGCTGGAGCTCTCCTACTTCGAGGTCATCCGCTCCTATTCCACGCTGCGGCCCGACATCAAGTCGCTGCAGGCGACCATCTTCATCAACCTCTTCGCCTTCGGGGCCATCGCCTACCTTTCCAGCCAATTGAGCACCAAGCTGCGGCAGACCGGGGTCGAGCTGGAGCAGGCCAGCGGCGCCCTGGAAAACCTGCAGGCCCTGCACGAGAACATCATCTACTCCATGCGCGGAGGGCTGATCACCACCGACCTGGACGGCCGCATCAAGGTGCTCAATGCCGCCGGCGAACAGTTGCTGGAGCGCAGCGCCGCCGAGGTCTTCGGCATGCGCATCTCTGAGCTCTTCCTGGACCGGCTGCCGGATGTGGAGTCCTCGGCGGCGCATGGCGAGGTGCGCGCCACCACGCCCACGGGAGAAGACAAGACCTTCGGGGTGACCGTCTCCGCTCTCAACATTCCCGACCGCGGGCTGGTGGGCTACGTCTATACCTTCGATGACCTGACCGAGATGCGGCGGCTGGAGCGCGAGGTACGCATGCGGGAGCGTCTGGCCGCGCTGGGGCGCATGGCCGCGGGCATCGCCCACGAGATGCGGCAGCCGCTCTCCGGGATCGCGGGCTCGGTCAAGGTCCTCTCCGGGATCTCCGCCCTCAACGAGGACGAGCGCCGGCTCATCGAGATCGTGGTGCGGGAGACCGTGCGCCTGAACGAGATCATCAGCGACGTTCTCGACTACACCCGCGAGAAGAACTACCGCTTCGCCCGCCTCGACCTGGTCACCTTGCTCCAGGACACCCTGACCCTGCTGGAGAACCGGCCGCCGCAGGAAGGCGCGCCCCTGCGGGTGGTGCAGCGGATCCAGGTGGAATGCGCGTACTCCGTGGTGGACGGCGACCGCATGAAGCAGGTCTTCTGGAACCTCTGCGAGAACGCGGTCCGGGCCATGCCGCGCGGGGGAACGCTGACCGTGTCGCTCAGCCCCGGCCACGACACCTGGCTCATCAGCATCGCCGACACCGGCAGCGGCCTCACGCTGCAGCAGATCGAGAAGATCTTCGAGCCCTTCCAGTCGCAGTTCGAAGGCGGCACCGGCCTGGGATTGCCCATTATCTACCAGATCGTGCAGGCGCACGAAGGCAAGATCTGGGTGCGCTCGGCGCCCGGGCAGGGCGCAGAGTTCGTGCTCGAGCTGCGGCAGGCGGAGGCGGAGCCCGCCCGCTCTCCCGCCGCGCCCCGGGAGAGAGCGCAGGTGGCCCGTGGCTAG
- a CDS encoding type II secretion system F family protein — MPVFTFTGKSATGEKVTGERAAENKQVLAAQLRRERINVVNIKEKGKEFSLPTFGSGKVKAKDVAIFFRQFSVMIDAGLPLVQCLEILAANQENLAFQRCLTGVRTTVEGGATLANAMRAYPKIFDDLTTNMIEAGETGGILDTILQRLAAYVEKAVKLKSAVKSALVYPVSVISIAVLVVGALLKWVVPIFANLFVGLGVALPLPTRITIGLSHFVGATWWVFILVLIGSWFGIKYIRKEPKGRLFFDKILLNLPVMGMLLRKIAVARFTRTLGTLITSGVPILEGLSITARTSGNAVLEAALMKVRKAIEEGRTIVDPLRESGVFPNMVTQMIGVGEATGAMDAMLQKIADFYEDEVDTATKDMLTLLEPIMIAFLGVAVGGIVISLYMPLFSMIGKLAG, encoded by the coding sequence ATGCCAGTCTTCACGTTTACCGGTAAGAGCGCAACGGGCGAGAAGGTTACCGGAGAACGCGCGGCGGAAAACAAGCAGGTGCTGGCCGCTCAGCTTCGTCGCGAACGCATCAACGTGGTGAACATCAAGGAGAAGGGCAAGGAATTCTCCCTGCCCACCTTCGGCTCGGGCAAGGTGAAGGCCAAGGACGTGGCCATCTTCTTCCGCCAGTTCTCGGTCATGATCGACGCCGGCCTTCCCCTGGTGCAGTGCCTGGAGATCCTGGCGGCCAACCAGGAGAACCTCGCCTTCCAGCGTTGCCTGACCGGGGTCCGGACCACGGTCGAAGGCGGCGCCACCCTGGCCAACGCCATGCGCGCCTATCCCAAGATCTTCGACGACCTGACCACCAACATGATCGAGGCGGGCGAGACCGGCGGTATTCTCGACACCATCCTGCAGCGCCTGGCCGCCTACGTGGAGAAGGCGGTGAAGCTGAAGAGTGCGGTCAAGTCGGCCTTGGTGTACCCGGTCTCGGTCATCAGCATCGCCGTGCTGGTGGTGGGCGCCCTGCTGAAGTGGGTAGTGCCCATCTTTGCCAACCTCTTCGTCGGTCTGGGCGTGGCCCTGCCCCTGCCCACCCGCATCACCATCGGGCTCAGCCACTTCGTTGGGGCCACATGGTGGGTGTTCATCCTGGTGCTGATCGGCTCCTGGTTCGGGATCAAGTACATCCGCAAAGAGCCCAAGGGACGCCTCTTCTTCGACAAGATCCTGCTGAACCTGCCGGTCATGGGCATGCTGCTGCGCAAGATCGCGGTGGCGCGCTTCACCCGCACCCTGGGCACCCTGATCACCTCCGGCGTCCCCATCCTGGAGGGCCTGAGCATCACCGCCCGCACCTCCGGTAACGCCGTCCTGGAGGCGGCCCTGATGAAGGTCCGCAAGGCGATCGAGGAAGGGCGCACCATCGTCGATCCGCTGCGCGAGAGCGGCGTCTTCCCCAACATGGTGACGCAGATGATCGGCGTGGGCGAGGCCACGGGCGCCATGGACGCCATGCTGCAGAAGATCGCCGACTTCTACGAGGACGAGGTGGACACGGCCACCAAGGACATGCTGACCTTGCTGGAACCGATCATGATCGCCTTCCTGGGCGTGGCCGTGGGCGGCATCGTCATTTCGCTGTACATGCCGCTGTTCTCCATGATCGGAAAACTCGCAGGGTAG
- a CDS encoding type IV pilus twitching motility protein PilT, giving the protein MATTTLSDLLKKMLEMSGSDLHITTNSPPQVRVHGHLTPLDMPPLTPTETKQLAYSVLTDAQKHRFEENLELDFSFGLKGLARFRGNCFNQRGAVAAVFRVIPFEIKSFAQLGLPPVVSRLCEKPRGLVLVTGPTGSGKSTTLAAMIDKVNGERHDHIITIEDPIEFVHQNKSCLVNQREVHSDTKGFTEALRAALREDPDVVLIGEMRDLETIEAALRIAETGHLTFATLHTNSAASTINRIIDVFPSHQQSQIRAQLSLVLEGILCQALLAKPGGQGRVMAMEIMVPNAAIRNLIREDKIHQIYSAMQSGQDKFGMQTFNQSLATLYFQKQISLETALQRSSMADELQEMINRGAGVVSKPPVAAGVRK; this is encoded by the coding sequence ATGGCAACCACGACGCTGAGCGATCTGCTGAAGAAGATGCTGGAGATGAGCGGCAGCGATCTGCACATCACTACCAACTCGCCGCCGCAGGTGCGGGTGCACGGCCACCTCACTCCCCTGGACATGCCGCCGCTGACGCCCACCGAGACCAAGCAGCTGGCCTACAGCGTGCTCACCGACGCCCAAAAGCACCGCTTCGAGGAGAACCTGGAGCTGGACTTCTCCTTCGGCCTCAAAGGCCTGGCCCGCTTCCGCGGCAACTGCTTCAACCAGCGGGGCGCGGTGGCCGCCGTCTTCCGCGTCATCCCCTTCGAGATCAAGTCGTTCGCCCAGCTCGGTCTGCCCCCGGTGGTCTCCCGGCTGTGTGAGAAGCCGCGCGGCCTGGTGCTGGTGACCGGGCCCACGGGTTCGGGCAAGTCCACCACCCTGGCGGCCATGATCGACAAGGTCAACGGCGAGCGCCACGACCACATCATCACCATCGAGGACCCCATCGAGTTCGTGCACCAGAACAAGAGCTGCCTGGTGAACCAGCGCGAAGTACACTCCGACACCAAGGGCTTCACCGAGGCGCTGCGGGCGGCGCTGCGCGAGGACCCCGACGTGGTGCTGATCGGCGAGATGCGCGACCTGGAGACCATCGAAGCGGCGCTGCGCATCGCCGAGACCGGCCACCTGACCTTCGCCACCCTGCACACTAACTCGGCGGCCTCGACCATCAACCGCATCATCGACGTCTTCCCCTCGCACCAGCAATCGCAGATCCGCGCCCAGCTCTCGCTGGTGCTGGAGGGGATCCTCTGCCAGGCGCTGCTGGCCAAGCCGGGCGGGCAGGGGCGGGTGATGGCCATGGAGATCATGGTGCCCAACGCCGCCATCCGCAACCTCATCCGCGAGGACAAGATCCACCAGATCTACTCCGCCATGCAGTCGGGCCAGGACAAGTTCGGCATGCAGACCTTCAACCAGTCTCTGGCCACGCTGTACTTCCAGAAGCAGATCTCGCTGGAGACGGCCCTGCAGCGCTCTTCCATGGCGGACGAATTGCAGGAGATGATCAACCGCGGAGCGGGAGTGGTTTCCAAGCCGCCGGTGGCGGCGGGAGTGCGCAAGTGA